In Pirellula sp. SH-Sr6A, the DNA window GATGGGAAATAGAGGGCACCCACGTTCTGGAGTACCATTCGATCGTAGATTGGGGGCACCCACCTATTGGGGGGCAGTTCAATGGACTGTTCAATGGACTCAAATAGGAAGGGACTCAAATAGGAAGCACCCACCTTTTGGGGGGGAGGGGAGGTTTCGCGCGAAGGCGCAATGATGCAAGCGGGGAGGGGCGGAGATTGGGGGGGGGGAAGGAGATCAGGCTAGTGAGTTCGGATTACTCGACCCGAAATAGGAGGCACCCACCAAATGGGGGGAGGGAAATCGAGGGCATCCACGTTCTGGAGTGCCCTTCGATCGCAGATTGGCGGCACTCACCTAACCAACCCTTTGATCAAAGATTGGGGGCACCCACCTAACCAACGCTCACCTAACCAACGGAGATTTGGGGGCACCCACCTTTTGGAGGGGAGGAAACAGTTGATGGCCCTGGGGACCATTGTCTCGCCCTGGGGACCATTGTCTCGCGAGACGAGTTTTTGTTGCCTTTCCCTGATGTCCCTAGTGAGTTCGGATTACTCGACTAGATGGGGCCGATGCGTTGCGAACTTGGACTTTCGAAGGTGTCGATCGATAGCGAGCGTTCTCGTCAGGTGTAGGGGACGGTGCTGGTGCCGGGACCGATTCCAGCCTTGGTTTGGCGGGCGTCGGCTGCATGGATCCACTCGGGCGATTGGATCTGCTCGGAGACGCGGGAATGGCTTGCACGCTTTCTGGAGCATAGTCACCTTCGGAGACGATCATTCCCGAATCATAGGATGATTGGCAGCTTGAACATCCAGATGCACCAACGTGACCGGTGCTGCAGGTGGAGCAGTCATTGGGAACATATTGGAATCCCCAAAGCTCTCGAAAACGGCTGAGTGCGCCTGGGCATCGCCCACAGGAATCGCCGCCAATAAAGGTGTTATCGCATCCGCAAGGATCGCAAACGGGTGGTTCGTTGATTTGCTCGTCCCAATACACCTCGCCACACCCCGAGTTGCAATGATTGACGGATAGTCGAGAGGCGATGCGATTGCGCAGTCCTAAACCATCGCAACCGACGTCGCATCCCGTCCCGCATGCGTTACCGTAGCGATCGACAACTTGAATTCCGCAGCAGCCGATCTGCAATGCAAGCGTGAACAAGGCTACCCATCCGAACGCAATTGATCTCATGTCTTGACTCCCAAGGTTGTTGGCTACCAGGGGGAGTATCGGCTCGCATAATCCCTACAATCAGCAAATCTTGCCAAGATTCCCGTTCAAACCTCCCTCGCCTCCCCATTTTTCCCAGTCTGCGTGCGCGGTATTTTGGTCGACGATTGAAGCCTTGGCGGCGAACGTCCGATGGATCAAGGACCGTACCACTGTCTCTCACGAGAATCGGGTTCTATGGACATCGACCGCAACCGCTACTTCATGTTCGGAGTAATCCTATTTCTGTTAGGTCTCCAATTTCGGCTCGTGGATTCTTTTGTCCTGAACGAGAGTAGCACGCGCACGTTACACAAAATTGCGCAACAGTCTAAGATTGCGGACAACAATGTCGCAACGAACATGTATATGGAGATGGGGACTCCCAAGAAATCGATCAAGCCGCCGAACTGGGTTGGTTTTGTTCTCCTCACGGCAGGTGGGGTGATGGCTCTGCATGCCATGGTGCTCCCAAAGCGTTCGTAAAGCGAAGACCCTGCGGTAAGGCACTTTGAAGTGCGCTCCTCGTCTACTCCTCCTTGTCGACCTTCTCTGGAAAAGGATTTCCTCATCATGAGAAATCGGTGGCGAACAGTCCGATCCCCTGCGCTTTGGGTTTTGCTCAGCGCAGCGGCGATTGCAGGCGCATCCAATTGGAGGTCGGAAACTGCTGGATCCGTAGCAACTTGGGGGAGCGAGATCGGCGCTAGCCCGGTTCAGAATCGTTCGAGCGAAGACAAGGAATCTCTGCTCCGTGAAGACACTCCCCTTACTCAGTTGCGGGGACGATTTCGTCAATCGGGCGATCGCATTTTGTTTACCGAAGAGGGGGCCAGCCGATCGATGAAATGCCTGGAGAATCTTTGGCTTCAAAGGATTTTGGATTCGCAGAAAAACGAAGATCGCAAGGTGATTTGGTTGGTCAACAGCGCTCGAGTTACCGAATTCAACGGCGAAAACTTTCTGTTGATTGAGAGCGCGACCAAGACGCGATAGCGAGAACGCGAGCGGTCGTCGCGTTGTTGCCGAAGATTTGAAGTAACCTATTCCGGCCTATGAAGCCGTGGCTGCTTCCGTGGTCTGCTTGGTCATCTCGCGCTGATCCCAAGCCACGCGGATGGCTCTGGGAAGTGATCCAAGGATAAGCTGTCTCTTGTCCGGCTGGTCACTCAATTCGCTCAGAAGGGTTTCTGCTTTTTGAAAGAATGCTTCCGCGAACGCGTTGTCGGGGTTCCCTCTACGTTCGATCCATCCCATTTCAATGTTCGCAATCGCCGCAATGACTTTGTCCGTATCCGGAAACCCCGAGGTCAGCACCTTTCGCAACGAATCTCGAGCCTCTTCGTAATTGGAAGCCTCTATGTGAAGCCTAGCTATTTGAAGCTCGGCCTTGAGGTAATAGTTTCTGCTTACCGCGTCTTTGGGTGGGTAGTACTCGGATATTGCATTCCAATGGCGAAGGTCGTTTTCGAGAATGGCCAAGGCAAATTGTTTCTCGATGGTCTCTTGGCGAGGAACTCCCACTCCTGTTACCGGGCCACCGAACAGATCGTGATAAGTGACTCCATAGACGATACCCATGGTTGCAAGGCCGACGGCTAAACAAGCCGCTGCACGTAAGAGGGGCGCTGCCCAAGCTCGCTTGTCACCTTTGCGAATATTCTTGTTTTGCTCGGTGGCGAGTTGTTGCAATTGCTGCGTTACTGCCAGATTGCTCAGACGTTGATGTTCGATTACCAAACCCGTGAACGGAATCATCTTATCGATGCTGCCACCCATGACTTCATCGATCACACCTCGCAGCGACCTGCTCAGTTCGGCAGCGGTTGCGAATCGTTCTTCCGGACTTTTGTTCAGTAGCTTGTGTACGATATCGACCAGGGAGTCTGGCAAGTCAGGGCGCAGTTGCTTGAGAGATACGGGAATCGCCTGTACGTGCTGCATGGCTAAGGCCAAGGGTGTTTCCCCTGAGAAGGGAGGACGCCCTGAGAGCATGTGATACGCCGTCGCGCCGAGAGAGTACAAGTCGCTACGGGAATCGACGGCCAAGCCTTGGATTTGTTCCGGGCTCATGTAAAGAGGCGTACCGAGCGCGACACCGACTGCCGTCAAGTTCTGCGATTGTCCCCTCGCCCTGGCCAATCCAAAGTCGGCGATCTTGACTTCACCATCGGGTGTAAGAAGTAGGTTATCAGGCTTGATGTCGCGATGAACAAGTCCGATGGATGATGCCTTTTGCAAAGCCGCAGTGGCTTGCCAGAGGATCGAGATCGCTTCCGCCAGCGGGAGCGCACCGCGTCTTTGGATATAAGCGTGGAGATTGCTGCCGGGAACATACTCCTGCGCGATGTAATGGATCGAATCGAACTTCCCGACGTCGTAGACTTGGACAATGTTCGGGTGCATCAATGATGCGACAGCCCTCGCCTCTTGGAGGAAACGCTGCTCATGGTCTTGCGAACCGACGTAATCGGATCGCATCACTTTGAGCGCGACGTGTCGGTGAAGCGATTGTTGAAACGCCAGATATACCTCGGACATCCCACCGACCCCCAGTCGATGCAGGATCGCATAGCCGGCAACGGTCTTGTTGGTCAATTCTGGGGATGAATGGTTGAACATACTAGCGGCTCCAACGCACGGCGATTCGACATTGTTCCGAAGGTCGAAGATTGATGAGAACCTGGCCGTCTTCCACATCCAGTTTAGTCGATTGTCGATGGTGTGCGTCGATTCGCCATGCTTCCTCTGCGTTTTTCAAGAAACTCAGCTTGGTCGAGGCTCGTTTCCCTCGCGTCTCTCGCACCCAGAACAACGAATCGAATGATTCTCGCGGAGCGTCCTCGTCGACCCACATCGTTCCGTCCCGAGGATCGTCCCCTTCGATGCCGACATTGGGAAGATTGCTTTGGGCCAACCAAGCTCCGGAGTCGACTTCGTCGGATGCCAATCGAACGGCCGTCCAATAGGCTGGATCGATTCCGTCCTGTGCGGTCTCTAGCGGGCGTGGCCAGTCCATGCCCAACCGCAACGCAAACCTCGCACATCTGGGGCCATCGTGTGGCAACGGGGTTACCAGATAGCGATGGTCGAATCGCTGGTGAGTCGACAATCCGCCTGCGGCCAGGTAGATCTTGTTCTCAATGTCGTCAATTTCTACCAACTCCACGGTCGCCTGCATGGGAGCGGGGAGTTTACCCTTCGTTCCTTGCTGCCAAGCGGAAAGAGTTGCCGATTCGTTTGCCCAAGCGGTTCGCCATACGCACTGAAAGCGATGATCGTGGGGGGCGTCGCACTCGACGTCAATGTCGATCCATCGCGCCCCCTTCCACAATGTGTAGCGCGTCGTCAGTCTGACAGGCCCCACCCCGGGTACGACCGTTGTTCCTGTCGTTTCGATAACCCCTCGAACAGTAGAGTTCTCAATCAGACGCAGCTCGGTCTTGTCACGGGGCAAGAAATCCGCTTCCTGCCATTTCTTGCCAGCACCCTGTTCTCCCAGAACAATCGAGGCCATCCCGCTCATCCGGCTTCCCCGTTTGTTCGGCACGAAGACCGATCGCAAATGCCCCTTCTTCGGATCGATCTGCACTTCGAGATATTCATTGGCGAGGGTCCAGTCCGAATCTGCGATGCCGGGCCGCTTTCCAGTGAGTTTGCTCAACACACCTGGTCTGGAAAGGACGGGTCGTACAGGCCCCGTTGCCTCATTCAGCCCGGCAGCTCGCACTTTGACAAATCCAAAAGGAGGAAGATCCGCAACCAAATGACTTCGATTGCCCTGGGTGACTGCCCCAACGATACGTGTCGACGAGCCGGAATCGATTTCTCCCGGAATGCTTTCCAAGAAAACGCGTCGAGCGTGACTGCTGTTGTTCACAATCAAATAACCATTTGGCGACCCAGATTCGGTCGCGGCTACTCCAGCCCCTGCAATCATTTCTAACAACCGACTCTTCGCATTCAAGAAATCTGCTTCCAGTTCCTCCGACGAACGGAAAACATCCGGTTGCGCCGAAGCGGTACAGTCCTTACAGCGATGCGCTTTACTCTCTATCGCAAGAATCGATTGGGCGAAATCTCTCGTAATGCACTTCGGGGCAACATTTTGCCATATCCATGCGAGCGATCGGAGGCGGGAGGTTCGAACGAATCGACCGTATGCCCCAAGATGCTCCCGTTGTTGAGCTGCAATCTGGGGAGCATCCCCTACCAACGGAATTCGGAACTGGCGATTCTGAAAAGCGTCCGAGCTGTAGGGTTGATTCGTTGTGGTAAAGAATCTTTCCATTCGATCCAACGATCCCAACGCAGGGGAACGCTTCATCACGGCAGCGAGATCCGCATACGCATCTGCGACTTGGTCGGGCCAATGTGCCAAGACCAATGTGGGGACGTGGTGATAGTCGAGCTGTTTGGAAAGGTGGGAAGTGAAATGCAGGAAAGTTTCTGCATTGGACGCATCGACCACATGCCCCAATACCGCATCGATCGCATCTCCCTCCGAATGGGCTTGCCAGCGAATCTTTGCTGAATCCTTTTCAGGGACAATGCCACCTGACCATGCGTGGATAAGTGCACCGCGGTAGCCATGGCTGAGCAATAGATCGGGGTACAAACTACTCCAACCCGGGGCAAACTGGCTGAATATGGTGGGAGGTTCCACTCCCAGCGTCCGATACGATTCCGCTCCGTCCTTGAAGGCTTGGTCAATCCCCCAGTGGGTAGAAAAACTCGACTGCAATTCGCGTTCGAAACCCCCGATCAACTCCCATTCGCTTTCCACCAGCTTTTGTCGAAGGCGACGCCAAGTCTCGGGCTTCTCGTCGTGAAGCTTCCGCAGCAGAGATCCATTAGCAAGTAGCCCGATCGATTGAGGTGCATCGAGTTGTCTTGAAAATGCCTCGCCCAAGGTTGACTCTGCGAGTAGAACGACTTCGAGGAGATGGATCTGTTGTGAGCAATAGCGATCCCGCTCTTGCGAAACCGTATCGAAGGCGGCCTGGATCCATCGCTCGGTTTCCTCGGCGTCCCCAGCCAAAGCGGCTTTCGCTGCGGAGAGAACTTGTTCAGAAAACGCGAGCCAATCCAAGTTCCACGAGTATCGCAGTTTTCTCGCCATGATTTGGATCTGCAGGACTGCGTATCCAAGAGCATAAAAGTCACTCAAGCACAGAGGAATCGCGTTCGGAATTTCGACTTTTTCATCTGCAAGCCCCTTGGCGATGGCTTCGAACAAGTCTGAGCGCTTTCTACCATTGCTGTCGATGGTCAAGCACTTGCCCAGCGTCAACCGCTCTCGCTGCGGTTGATCCACCTTGTCTCGACTCCACTCCGGTATGACGACGACAGACGATTCGAGTTCCAAGGAACTCGAATCGGAGCGTTTCCACTCGGGTAGGGAATTCAACGCTACTAAAAGTCTCGGGTCCCACCCGACTGTCCAAGCAGCTAGAAAATCGGCCGCCGTTTCATGTCCAACGCCTGTTGGCAAGTCTTCGATAGCATAGCTGGGAACGACGATGACGGAACGCTGAATGGGAGACATCCACGACTTTGATGTTG includes these proteins:
- a CDS encoding serine/threonine-protein kinase, producing the protein MFNHSSPELTNKTVAGYAILHRLGVGGMSEVYLAFQQSLHRHVALKVMRSDYVGSQDHEQRFLQEARAVASLMHPNIVQVYDVGKFDSIHYIAQEYVPGSNLHAYIQRRGALPLAEAISILWQATAALQKASSIGLVHRDIKPDNLLLTPDGEVKIADFGLARARGQSQNLTAVGVALGTPLYMSPEQIQGLAVDSRSDLYSLGATAYHMLSGRPPFSGETPLALAMQHVQAIPVSLKQLRPDLPDSLVDIVHKLLNKSPEERFATAAELSRSLRGVIDEVMGGSIDKMIPFTGLVIEHQRLSNLAVTQQLQQLATEQNKNIRKGDKRAWAAPLLRAAACLAVGLATMGIVYGVTYHDLFGGPVTGVGVPRQETIEKQFALAILENDLRHWNAISEYYPPKDAVSRNYYLKAELQIARLHIEASNYEEARDSLRKVLTSGFPDTDKVIAAIANIEMGWIERRGNPDNAFAEAFFQKAETLLSELSDQPDKRQLILGSLPRAIRVAWDQREMTKQTTEAATAS